From a single Sediminibacterium sp. KACHI17 genomic region:
- a CDS encoding tetratricopeptide repeat-containing sensor histidine kinase — protein sequence MRKLLPVLFLSFLCGIINAQTPKADSLIRISKTIGKDSNYVSLLNQIAEELSDKDADRSLDFATKAKEQAAKIKDLRGLGNALNNMGWAYYRKGDYSKGFDYALQALHINDSLQYLPQLAISYRNVGAIYNSQAKYRESMDYFHKEMNIHAQLNNSLGVGRSLNNIAFSAHRGKIKDSALIFGHTALEHNSKLGDQYLIAFSLRTLGDVYFDEGSVDRSIDYFLASLTAARAAKSNFIIETSLYRLGKAYQEKKQWKESVAYLQEAIAVSKILGAKGEQATIQKLLALSYAQIGDYKKAYESQAVHIALNDTLFEERSRARFAQMQVAFETEKKQAEINLLKKEDEAQNEKIRDQRLYTFLLLVVVGLVMALWLVSWRRNQFKQVANKQLRSQKAALEEASYQKDKIFSILSHDLRMPISSLSGVLQLLDKQSLSEEAFAKIKHALGKQITSLNTTLDNLLLWSRNQMEGVTDVQASVCALYDIIENNRLLLTSAANQKRIVIHNDVSVMAKAYADVHHVDIIVRNLLLNAIKFTEEGGSITVQCREQDHEMILDIIDTGIGMTDDQIGKLFKINTHFTTSGTKNEKGAGLGLLLCKEFVEANHGKLSVKSEPGNGSQFSVTLPKSKYV from the coding sequence ATGAGAAAATTACTGCCGGTATTATTCCTTTCATTCCTCTGTGGGATCATCAATGCTCAAACGCCAAAGGCTGATTCTCTGATTCGTATATCTAAAACAATTGGAAAGGATAGTAATTATGTGAGTTTGTTGAATCAGATCGCAGAAGAGTTATCTGATAAAGATGCGGATCGTTCTCTTGATTTTGCAACCAAAGCAAAAGAGCAAGCAGCAAAGATCAAAGACTTACGTGGACTGGGGAATGCGCTGAATAATATGGGCTGGGCTTATTATCGTAAAGGTGATTACTCAAAGGGATTCGATTATGCGCTTCAGGCACTTCATATCAATGATTCATTACAATATCTCCCTCAACTAGCGATATCGTATCGAAATGTGGGTGCTATCTATAACTCTCAAGCCAAGTACAGAGAGTCGATGGATTATTTTCATAAAGAAATGAATATCCATGCTCAGTTGAATAATTCTTTAGGGGTGGGTAGAAGCCTGAATAATATTGCATTCTCTGCACATCGTGGTAAGATCAAAGACTCAGCACTTATTTTCGGACATACAGCTTTAGAACATAATTCCAAACTAGGGGATCAGTATCTTATTGCTTTTAGTTTACGAACACTCGGGGATGTGTATTTTGATGAAGGCTCTGTTGATCGCTCTATTGATTATTTCCTGGCTTCTTTGACGGCTGCAAGAGCCGCGAAAAGTAATTTCATCATTGAAACCTCACTCTATCGACTCGGAAAAGCGTACCAGGAAAAAAAACAATGGAAAGAGTCTGTCGCATATCTGCAGGAAGCGATCGCTGTATCGAAAATACTTGGGGCAAAAGGAGAGCAGGCAACCATACAAAAACTATTGGCTCTCTCTTATGCGCAGATCGGTGATTATAAAAAAGCGTATGAATCACAAGCTGTTCATATTGCATTGAATGATACACTTTTTGAGGAAAGAAGTCGTGCCAGATTTGCCCAGATGCAGGTTGCCTTCGAAACTGAAAAGAAACAGGCTGAGATCAATCTTTTAAAGAAAGAAGATGAAGCCCAGAATGAAAAGATCAGAGACCAGCGTTTATATACCTTTTTGTTACTGGTTGTGGTGGGTCTTGTTATGGCTCTCTGGCTGGTCTCATGGAGAAGAAATCAGTTCAAACAAGTTGCCAATAAACAGTTGCGATCACAGAAAGCAGCACTGGAAGAAGCTTCTTATCAGAAAGACAAAATATTTTCCATTCTTTCTCATGATCTAAGGATGCCGATCTCATCATTAAGTGGTGTGTTGCAGCTATTGGATAAGCAAAGTTTATCTGAAGAAGCTTTTGCAAAGATCAAACATGCGCTGGGAAAGCAGATCACTTCACTAAATACCACACTGGATAATTTACTGTTATGGTCACGTAATCAGATGGAAGGGGTAACAGATGTTCAGGCAAGTGTATGTGCTTTATATGATATCATAGAGAATAATCGTCTTCTGCTTACGAGTGCTGCAAATCAAAAGAGAATTGTCATACATAATGATGTATCTGTTATGGCAAAAGCTTATGCAGATGTACATCATGTAGATATCATTGTGCGAAATCTTTTGCTGAATGCAATTAAATTCACGGAAGAAGGAGGTAGTATCACCGTTCAATGTCGTGAACAGGATCATGAGATGATACTGGATATCATTGACACAGGTATTGGTATGACCGATGATCAGATCGGAAAACTATTCAAGATCAATACACATTTTACGACCTCGGGTACCAAGAATGAAAAGGGGGCCGGACTAGGTTTATTATTGTGTAAAGAATTTGTAGAGGCGAATCATGGAAAATTATCTGTGAAAAGTGAACCTGGTAATGGTTCTCAGTTTTCCGTTACTTT
- a CDS encoding DUF4783 domain-containing protein, with protein MKTFFLTVGLAFLAMSFVIQENSLDQIVNAFKKADTEEIGQSFDDYVDIKFLDKDEIKNISRNQASIALRTFFSDLKITGFEKVSTRDLGTTTYLAGKLLTSDKNSKGYNITVLIKQQSGKFRIISLRIS; from the coding sequence ATGAAAACATTTTTTCTGACTGTGGGATTGGCATTCTTGGCCATGTCTTTTGTGATACAGGAGAATAGTCTGGATCAGATCGTGAATGCATTTAAAAAGGCTGATACAGAAGAAATTGGTCAATCTTTTGATGACTATGTAGACATTAAATTTTTGGATAAAGATGAGATCAAGAATATCAGTAGGAATCAAGCATCTATTGCGCTAAGGACCTTTTTTTCTGATTTGAAGATCACTGGCTTCGAAAAAGTGTCTACTCGCGATCTTGGAACTACCACTTACTTGGCAGGAAAGCTGCTTACCTCCGATAAGAACAGCAAAGGATATAATATCACGGTTTTGATAAAACAACAATCGGGGAAATTCCGGATTATTTCACTTCGTATCAGTTAA
- the yihA gene encoding ribosome biogenesis GTP-binding protein YihA/YsxC: protein MQIRKASYLISSPTFDKCPKPDKPEYAFIGRSNVGKSSLINMITGQRSLAKTSATPGKTQLINHFVIESSAAEKGPREQWYLVDLPGYGYAKRSQSDRRRWEQMIEGYFRKRSNLTQIFVLIDSRHGPQKNDLEFISQLDKWGVTFSLVFTKTDKEKPAVVERNIKAFFDTLRESWQFLPRHFVTSAEKKIGREEMLEFIEHCNQEFQSS, encoded by the coding sequence ATGCAGATCCGAAAAGCTTCTTACCTGATATCTAGTCCGACCTTCGATAAATGCCCCAAACCGGATAAACCTGAATATGCGTTTATCGGAAGAAGTAATGTAGGCAAATCATCGCTGATCAATATGATCACCGGACAAAGAAGTCTGGCCAAAACCTCTGCCACGCCCGGAAAAACCCAGCTCATCAATCATTTTGTCATTGAAAGCAGTGCAGCCGAAAAAGGGCCTCGTGAACAATGGTATCTGGTAGATCTTCCCGGTTACGGTTATGCCAAAAGATCTCAGAGTGACAGAAGAAGATGGGAACAGATGATCGAAGGGTATTTCAGAAAGCGAAGTAATCTCACACAGATATTTGTATTGATCGACAGTCGTCATGGCCCACAGAAAAATGATTTGGAATTCATCAGTCAGTTAGACAAATGGGGTGTTACATTTTCCTTGGTATTCACTAAAACAGACAAAGAAAAACCGGCTGTTGTAGAAAGAAATATCAAAGCATTTTTTGATACCCTTAGAGAGAGCTGGCAATTTCTGCCAAGACATTTTGTAACAAGTGCAGAAAAGAAAATAGGCAGAGAGGAAATGCTGGAATTCATTGAGCATTGCAATCAGGAATTTCAGTCTTCTTAA
- the nadC gene encoding carboxylating nicotinate-nucleotide diphosphorylase, which yields MNHFDEQLQLLVTAALKEDIGEGDHSTLSCIPSDQKGKAVLKIKQNGILAGVAIAEKIFNMQDPAAIIKVYKHDGEIMHDGEIAFEVTAAIHTILSCERLVLNCMQRMSGIATLTRQYTDLLKGYHTRLLDTRKTTPNFRLLEKEAVRIGGGVNHRFGLYDMIMLKDNHIDYAGGIIEAIDKAHAYVTQYHPHLKIEVETRTLADVELVCAKAMGKVFRVMLDNFTPAQVKEAVALINGRFETEASGGINLQNIVSYAASHVDYVSVGGLIHQAQSLDLSLKAVIVG from the coding sequence ATGAATCATTTTGATGAACAGTTACAACTATTGGTAACAGCTGCGCTGAAAGAAGATATTGGTGAAGGAGATCACTCCACTTTAAGTTGTATTCCTTCGGATCAAAAAGGAAAAGCAGTTTTAAAGATCAAGCAGAATGGTATATTGGCGGGTGTAGCGATCGCTGAGAAAATATTCAATATGCAAGATCCCGCTGCTATCATCAAAGTATATAAACATGATGGTGAAATCATGCATGATGGCGAAATAGCATTTGAAGTAACCGCTGCTATTCATACCATCCTTTCCTGTGAAAGACTGGTGCTCAATTGTATGCAACGAATGAGCGGTATAGCAACTTTAACCCGTCAATATACCGACTTACTAAAGGGCTATCATACGCGATTACTGGATACCCGTAAGACCACTCCAAACTTCCGCTTATTGGAAAAAGAAGCGGTAAGAATTGGTGGAGGTGTCAATCATCGTTTTGGACTGTATGATATGATCATGTTAAAAGATAATCATATTGATTATGCAGGAGGTATTATTGAGGCGATCGATAAAGCACATGCTTATGTAACTCAATATCATCCCCATTTGAAAATTGAAGTAGAGACCAGGACATTGGCAGATGTGGAATTGGTTTGTGCTAAAGCCATGGGCAAAGTATTCAGGGTCATGTTAGATAATTTTACCCCTGCACAGGTAAAAGAGGCGGTAGCATTGATCAATGGTCGTTTTGAAACAGAAGCGAGCGGTGGTATCAATCTACAGAATATTGTATCGTATGCAGCTTCCCATGTTGATTATGTAAGTGTAGGCGGACTCATTCATCAGGCACAAAGCTTGGACCTAAGTCTGAAAGCAGTAATTGTTGGATAA
- the gpmI gene encoding 2,3-bisphosphoglycerate-independent phosphoglycerate mutase — protein sequence MNKKVILVIMDGWGLGKIPTSDAIQQANVPFVSSLYNQYPNTTLITCGEDVGLPEGQMGNSEVGHLNLGAGRIVYQELQRINVAVKTGELAGNANFLETLSYAKNHKKALHLIGLVSDGGVHSHIDHLKAICDLCQKNELTEVFIHVFTDGRDTDPKSGLGFVKELEAHLKHSAGTIASVSGRYYAMDRDKRWERVKLAYDCLVHANGPTASSAIAAIEQAYEKGTTDEFILPTVITNEQHQPIATIKEGDAVICFNFRTDRCREITEVLTQQAFPEHGMQPLELYYTTMTQYDQKFKKVNVIFENDNLTNTLGEVLEAQGKTQIRIAETEKYPHVTFFFSGGREVPFEGEKRIMVPSPKVATYDLQPEMSAIEITDQLIPEIEKAEADFVCLNYANTDMVGHTGVFSAAMKAAETVDACVKRVVTAGLASGYTIFLTADHGNADFMINEDGSPNTAHTLNPVPFFIIDKEWKGNIKPGKLGDIAPTILTVMQLPIPADMTGNVLI from the coding sequence ATGAATAAAAAAGTTATTCTGGTAATCATGGACGGGTGGGGTTTAGGTAAAATACCAACTTCGGATGCCATTCAACAGGCGAATGTTCCATTTGTATCTTCTTTATATAATCAATACCCAAATACTACCTTGATCACTTGTGGTGAAGATGTGGGTCTCCCCGAAGGACAAATGGGCAACAGTGAGGTGGGTCACCTTAATTTGGGAGCAGGTAGAATTGTGTATCAAGAACTCCAACGCATCAATGTAGCCGTAAAAACCGGAGAATTGGCTGGCAATGCTAATTTTTTGGAAACACTTTCCTATGCAAAGAATCATAAAAAGGCTTTACACCTTATTGGACTTGTGAGTGATGGCGGTGTACATTCTCATATCGATCATTTAAAAGCTATTTGTGATCTCTGTCAAAAAAATGAACTGACAGAAGTATTCATCCATGTATTCACTGATGGCAGAGATACAGACCCCAAAAGCGGACTCGGTTTTGTGAAAGAGCTGGAAGCACATCTCAAACATTCTGCAGGTACCATCGCTTCCGTTAGTGGGAGGTATTATGCTATGGACAGAGATAAAAGATGGGAAAGGGTCAAACTGGCTTATGATTGTTTGGTACATGCTAACGGTCCAACAGCTTCTAGTGCCATAGCTGCTATTGAACAAGCTTACGAAAAAGGTACTACAGATGAATTCATTCTGCCCACTGTTATCACCAATGAACAGCATCAACCCATTGCTACCATCAAAGAAGGAGATGCAGTGATCTGTTTTAATTTTCGGACTGATCGTTGCAGAGAAATCACAGAAGTACTGACACAACAAGCTTTCCCGGAACATGGTATGCAGCCACTTGAGTTGTATTATACTACGATGACACAGTACGACCAGAAGTTCAAAAAAGTAAATGTGATCTTTGAAAATGATAATCTGACAAATACCCTTGGTGAAGTATTGGAAGCCCAAGGGAAAACACAGATACGCATTGCCGAGACTGAAAAGTATCCGCATGTAACTTTCTTTTTCAGTGGCGGAAGAGAAGTGCCATTCGAGGGTGAAAAAAGAATCATGGTTCCTTCACCCAAAGTTGCCACGTATGATCTTCAACCCGAAATGAGCGCTATAGAGATCACAGATCAACTGATTCCTGAAATAGAAAAAGCAGAGGCTGATTTTGTTTGCTTGAATTATGCCAATACAGACATGGTCGGACATACCGGTGTATTCAGTGCCGCCATGAAAGCTGCAGAAACAGTGGATGCTTGTGTAAAACGCGTGGTGACTGCCGGACTTGCATCAGGCTATACTATCTTTTTGACCGCAGACCATGGTAATGCTGACTTTATGATCAATGAAGATGGTAGTCCAAATACCGCTCACACCCTAAACCCCGTTCCTTTCTTTATTATCGACAAAGAATGGAAAGGAAATATTAAACCCGGAAAGCTTGGTGACATCGCTCCTACGATTTTAACTGTCATGCAGTTACCTATTCCTGCTGATATGACCGGAAATGTCTTAATTTAA
- a CDS encoding TonB-dependent receptor has protein sequence MRMIMAWTCTLLSCLLFSITLQAQQQKKDSSSITDETVKLNEVTVYANKFAERSGRVAQTVKSIRDKNTLNMQPNTGDILINTGTLFVQKSQQGGSSPVIRGFEASRVLLTVDGIRMNNAIYRAGHLQNIITIDNMILDRMEVLYGPSSTLYGSDALGGVVSMYTRNPKLSGSKKTEISGSSTLRYGSAIDEQRGNIILNIGGTKWASLTSVTYGSFGDMKQGKNRNSKYPAFGLKPFIVQRVGNTDVAIPNPNPNQQTPSGYDQIDVLQKFLYKQSEKIEHIFNFQFSNTGDVPRYDRLSEGTLAAPVFAEWYYGPQLRNLASYHLNISKQDGFFQDLKLTTSFQDIEESRITRRFNNNNKDYRWERINVFGLNFDAKHYSGKHELHVGAESYTNFVRSTAERRNIVSGALSRITTRYADGPTKMASNALYAQHTYKINDEWTLNDGIRLNLVKLDARFADTTLMHFPFNKAQQNNVAVTGNIGLVYATKDNFRLAMILSSGFRAPNVDDLSKVFDTRTGIVVVPNTSIKPEYTYNGEISVAKQTRAFSVGASFFYTIFRNALVLDKYKFNGQDSILYSGVRSAVFANQNKASAYVTGFSLNGSLTIAKGTAIDGVVTYTYGRYTDQNKVKIPLDHIPPVYGRIGIKTQQHQWNAEFYSLFNGWKRLKNYNPNGEDNLQYATADGMPSWLTLNFRAGFHFSKNIQSVLLLENLTDKNYRYFASGISAPGRNISLSLKVEF, from the coding sequence ATGCGAATGATTATGGCATGGACATGTACTTTATTGTCATGTCTATTATTTAGTATAACACTACAAGCACAACAACAAAAAAAAGACAGCAGTTCAATTACCGATGAAACAGTAAAACTGAATGAGGTAACGGTATATGCTAACAAGTTTGCAGAGAGATCCGGACGTGTTGCGCAAACTGTAAAAAGCATCAGGGATAAGAATACGTTGAATATGCAGCCCAATACAGGAGATATCCTGATCAATACCGGAACCTTATTTGTTCAAAAAAGTCAACAAGGTGGTAGCAGTCCGGTGATACGTGGTTTTGAGGCAAGCCGTGTATTACTGACGGTTGACGGAATCAGAATGAACAACGCGATATACAGGGCCGGCCATTTACAAAACATCATTACCATCGACAATATGATCCTTGACAGAATGGAAGTATTGTATGGCCCTTCCTCTACCTTGTATGGAAGTGATGCATTAGGCGGTGTGGTGAGCATGTACACTCGTAATCCGAAATTATCCGGAAGTAAAAAAACAGAGATCTCCGGAAGCAGCACTTTACGGTATGGGAGTGCTATTGATGAACAGAGGGGCAATATCATTCTCAATATCGGAGGAACAAAGTGGGCATCATTGACATCTGTTACCTACGGATCTTTTGGAGATATGAAACAAGGAAAGAACAGAAATAGTAAATACCCTGCATTTGGGTTGAAACCTTTTATTGTTCAACGAGTAGGAAATACAGATGTTGCTATTCCTAACCCTAACCCCAATCAGCAAACGCCTTCCGGATATGATCAAATAGATGTGTTACAAAAGTTCTTATACAAACAATCAGAGAAAATAGAGCACATTTTTAATTTTCAGTTCTCGAACACTGGAGACGTGCCACGTTATGATCGATTGAGTGAAGGAACACTTGCAGCCCCTGTATTTGCAGAGTGGTATTATGGTCCACAATTACGTAACCTGGCTTCTTATCATTTGAATATATCAAAGCAGGATGGTTTTTTCCAAGATTTGAAACTCACCACTAGCTTTCAGGACATAGAAGAAAGCCGCATCACACGCCGCTTCAACAACAATAACAAGGATTATCGTTGGGAAAGAATCAATGTATTCGGATTGAACTTTGATGCCAAGCATTATAGTGGTAAACATGAACTTCATGTAGGCGCTGAAAGTTATACGAACTTTGTTCGCTCAACTGCTGAGAGACGAAACATTGTTTCCGGCGCATTGAGCAGGATCACGACCAGGTATGCAGATGGCCCTACAAAAATGGCATCCAATGCACTATATGCACAACATACTTATAAGATCAATGATGAATGGACTTTGAATGATGGTATCAGACTGAATCTGGTAAAACTGGATGCGCGATTTGCTGACACTACACTTATGCATTTCCCTTTCAATAAGGCACAACAAAATAATGTAGCCGTTACCGGAAATATTGGTTTGGTCTATGCCACCAAAGATAATTTCAGGCTGGCTATGATCTTAAGCAGTGGTTTCCGCGCTCCTAACGTAGATGATCTTTCAAAAGTCTTTGATACAAGAACCGGAATCGTAGTAGTGCCCAATACCAGTATCAAACCTGAATACACTTATAATGGAGAGATCAGTGTTGCCAAACAAACAAGGGCTTTTTCAGTAGGGGCTTCTTTCTTCTATACCATTTTTAGAAATGCACTTGTATTAGATAAATACAAGTTCAATGGACAAGACAGTATATTATACAGTGGTGTAAGAAGTGCTGTTTTTGCAAATCAGAACAAAGCCAGTGCTTATGTTACCGGATTTAGTTTGAATGGATCTCTTACCATTGCCAAAGGAACTGCGATCGACGGTGTTGTTACGTATACTTATGGGCGCTATACCGATCAAAACAAAGTAAAGATCCCATTGGATCATATTCCTCCTGTGTATGGAAGGATCGGCATTAAAACCCAACAGCATCAATGGAATGCTGAGTTCTATTCTTTATTCAATGGCTGGAAAAGATTGAAAAATTATAATCCCAATGGAGAAGACAACTTGCAATATGCAACCGCTGATGGCATGCCCTCTTGGCTAACATTGAATTTTAGAGCGGGTTTCCATTTCAGCAAAAACATTCAATCAGTACTGTTACTGGAAAATCTAACCGATAAGAATTACCGCTATTTTGCCAGTGGTATTTCTGCTCCGGGAAGAAATATATCCCTCTCCCTGAAAGTAGAATTTTGA
- a CDS encoding heme-binding domain-containing protein codes for MKIIKKILWVLLIALVVIQFIRPEANASTDTSGNIKNLYAVPENVDAILVKACNDCHSNNTVYPWYSKIQPVAWWLDDHIKEGKSHLNFDAYTSYNLRRQYHKMEEVIEQVKENEMPLNSYTWVHKDAKLTNDERVVLTNWAQSVMDTMKAKYPLDSLIRKKK; via the coding sequence ATGAAAATCATCAAAAAAATTTTATGGGTCTTACTGATCGCTTTAGTAGTGATTCAATTCATACGTCCTGAGGCCAATGCATCTACCGACACTTCCGGTAATATTAAAAATTTATACGCTGTTCCGGAAAACGTTGATGCTATTCTGGTAAAAGCCTGTAACGATTGCCATAGTAATAACACCGTGTATCCATGGTACTCAAAAATACAACCGGTAGCATGGTGGCTGGATGATCATATCAAAGAAGGCAAATCACACTTAAACTTTGATGCATATACATCTTATAATCTGAGAAGACAATACCATAAGATGGAAGAGGTAATTGAACAAGTGAAAGAAAATGAAATGCCGCTCAATTCCTACACATGGGTGCACAAAGATGCCAAGTTAACAAATGATGAACGCGTAGTTCTTACCAACTGGGCGCAGTCTGTAATGGATACCATGAAAGCCAAATATCCATTGGACAGTCTGATCAGAAAAAAGAAATGA